TTTTAATTCAAAATGACTGTATAGTATTATGTGTGCTCCAACTTCCCAGTAATCTGACAGTTAGCACAGAGATTCTGCAGGAACCTCTAACTTCTCTTTGTTATGGGCTACAGATGATTCCTGCCCCAACATTTATTCCTTTCCAGCGTTTTCATCCTAGAATATCGGCAGCCTATGACAAAAAAGCAGCTCTCACCTGTGCTAACTGTCAGATTCCTGGGAAATGGATCATATAGGAAGTTGTACATTATTAGTGCAATGTATATCAGCCTTTTACAGCATGAGAGGAGCTGCCCTATGGCTTGCCTGTATACACAGGGGctgaactacagaggaagcaaaccagTATAGGGACACCTATgaggcctatgaggccctaattaacgagcaatataaattaattaattaatattggtaaaaaacctctggatatgttgggggccttaaaatgaatttgctgtggggcccagtaatatctagttacaccacagtGTAATGACTCCCAGGAGAGCCCTAGTCCGACTGCCAGACTCAGTTTTGATTTATACATCCTATTTGCTTTGGCAGCAACTGCCCTATGATATCTATAACTCTGGGTACTTTACAGGATCATTATAAACTCATTCATTATTAGTCCCTTTTTTAACTGTCTGATGGTAATATAAGAGGTGAATGTGTAATAATACTTATTATCTTGCTCAGGGTATTCCTCCTTATTACATCCCATAGCCCTCCTGCAAATTATAATCCCTTTACTGGCAGGCAAATGAACCACaaccacaattcagcaggaacagcccctaagtttgctcatagtctgtacagagagatcccataaaactatggtacataggtattccctgtactaagcacaattcagcaggaacagcccctaagtttgctcatagtctgtacagagagatcccataaaactatggcagcataggtattccctgtactaagcacaattcagcaggaacagccctaagtttgctcatagtctgtacagagagatcccataaaactatggcagcataggtattccctgtactaagcacaattcagcaggaacagtcccctaagtttgctcatagtctgtacagagagatcccataaaactatggtacataggtattccctgtactaagcacaattcagcaggaacagtccctaagtttgctcatagtctgtacagagagatcccataaaactataggtattccctgtactaagcacaattcagcagcaatGTCTGCGTAATGTTAATTTCAATCCAATAAAATGTGTTGAAATGGAATGCCTCGGGGGAGTGGGGAGTAACTTTCACTGATTAACCAGCAGTAACTTAGTAGCATCACTTGAAACCACTTCCACATCATTTGTCAGTGAGAAATGTTCCAAAATAAAAGATCAGTCTCAAGTCGGCTGGAAATATCCATCAAACTGCTCTTTACTGCACTCACTGCTGGAAATCCTTATCTAAACAGCAGTCCTTTTAACAGCAGTTCCTGGGGTTGTGGGGTCAGAGGAGGCGGGGTCAGAGGGGGCGGGGTCAGGGAGGGGGTCCAGCGTGTGCCAGGGGGCTGCTGAGAGATTTAGTGACACCACAATGGGTCCCAGTTGGGCTGCACATCCGCAAACACAAGGGACTGCAGGAAGCTCTGGCaggggttaaaggggaactaaacctactaaatacatttatgtatatatcAAGTAAATAAAGTAAGAGAGTCAGGCAGTAGCTGAGGTTGGGCTCATCCCTGTTGATAGTGAGAAAGGCACGAGCTCTGGAACAGGTACAAAGAGTAAGAGCTGCAGGGGCCCCGAATAGTGTTTTGTGCTTCTCACATAGATGTGGTTTGTAGATTGTGAGGGCGTGGGTGCTACTGAGCTGCACTTCTCTCACTCATGGTGCAGAGATACAGAAGCGCACCAATGCTCTATATACACTCTTATCTTATCTGTTATACAGAAGAGTCCTCCATATAACCAACCCCAAGGCTGAAACTGCCTATAAGCAAATCCCAGGCCTGCGTGTTATCTCTGGCTGGGTATTTCCTCCAATCGCTACAGGGCATTAAAGAGGTGCTTCACCTACttgtagtatattatagaatggccaattctaagcaacttttcaattgcccttagttcttttttttatagttttattaattattaattcctTCTTCTCCTGagtctttccagatttcaaatagggatcaccccatctaaaaaatcaaaagctctgtaaggctacaaatgtattgttattgctactttttattcctcatctttctcttcaggcctctcctatttatattcctgtctcttattcaaatcaatgcatggttgctagggacatttggaccctagtaaccagatggctgaaattgcaaactggagagctgctgaataaaaagctaaataactcaaaaaccacaaataataaagaatgaaaaccaattacaaatctatgcatggttgctgcgggagtttggaccctagcaaccagatggctgaaattgcaaaccggagagctgctgtataaaaatcgaaataagtcaaaaaccacaaataataaaaaatgaaaaccaattgcaaattgtctcagaacatccctCTATAcgtcatactgacagttaacGCAAAGGTGGACAATCCCTTTAACACTCATTTATAAAGAGTTGGcctttctcagtaaatatatatggcagctcctacacaACTATCTATATAAAACTGCTGCAAGTTCGGATTCTGCAATGTGTGAGTGGTACTGGGGGTACAATTCTCATTTCCCCTCCTTTTCTTATTATCCCCTTCCCTCAAGTTTTCTTTGCCCTTCTCTTTCCCACCTCTCTTTACTACCCGAGGGCATCCCGGGGCCCCTGAGAGCTACTGCAGCTCTGTTGGGGTTTGAAGCCATATTGGCATTGAGATTTGACATGTAGTATGGCTACTGTTACACATAGGGGTATGCCTTACCTCcccttttatattaatttatgaaATCCCCAAACTTTCTAGGCAGCTCCCATTCATAGGTAATTGGGGAGGGACAGATTGTGGGTTACACTGGAGAGTGACATGGGCAGGCAAATGCTGTACTGTCTGTACTGTCTGTCAGACACAATCTCTGCTGCAGTCTGGCTTGTGCCATAAACCCTAATGTTACAATTTATGGCACACAGAATAAAGCAGTAACAGGGGGAGAGCAGCCTGAATTGGGAAGGAATTGAGATTTATGAAATAGGGCAGTTGAATTGACCAGGGTTCTGCAGGAGAgacccccatagactccagtagCTTATCAGCCCGGCCAGTGATGGGATCAGCACTTACTTATCTCCCCTAATTGGATCTTCATCAGGTCTGAGCCCAGGAGACTCGCTGATAAGGGACAGATTTAACCAACTCCCTTTTATCTCATTCCACTACTCAGGGAAAAGATTCCCCTCACCAAGTTCTACCCACCTGCCTGCTTATTAGCCACTGCCCATTGGCTGCACTGCTCCCAGCGAGTCCCAATAAAAGCCCCTGCGCTCACAATatcaatgaatgaaaaaaatgaaaaaattaaagaaaatgtaattctaagaaaccGTATTACATGGTTTTattggtaaatgtaattgctattgaaatcagcatctgcctgtttttttcccattctatgcactgctggttctgacttctgaaaaaaGGTAGCTGAAGCCAGCTGGAAGAGAATGGACAGCAATGAAATGTACAAAGAACGCGGAGGAGCGAATGGATATTCGAAAgtcacattttaatttaaaggttaatcacctttaaattaaatttgcttcATATTGCGCTTAAAGGTGATTAACCCTTTAAACAATGCGTTAAATTGAGttccttttagggtaaggccagatgaggagattcgggggaaattttgttgcctggcgacttatcgccacgtcttttgcgcgactatctccccgaactgcctcagcgtcttgtccccataggctacagcgcaaaatcgcctgcgctaatacacACGCGGCGTGaggcctcagtgaggcaactttgggcgactattgaaaacgcatcgccgcatgtgcattagcgcaggcgattttgcgctgtagcctatggggaaaaaacgctgaggcagttcggggagatagtcgcgcaaaagacgtggcgataagtcgccaggcgacaaaatctccctgaatctcccttACCCCACATgcgcagattcggagagattagtcgccccagcgccaaatctcctcttcttcgggatggcaatcttcccaaactgccttcccctaccttcccgtcggctagaatgaaaaatcgacagcgggatggcactcgcggtgcttcgttttctgaagtcgtctgaagtttaaGGCAACTttggagtgccatcccgctggcgatttttcattctagccgacgggaaggtaggggaaggcagtttgggaagattgccatcccgaagaagaggagatttggcgactgtgtgcccttaccctatgTGCTGATATAAATGGGTTAAATGAAAAGCATTGATTAATTAAATGACCCCACATGAAGGGACATTACACCTGGACCCAAAGCCCTATTGCTGGGGACACAGTTATCCTTACAAACCAATTCTGAAATAAATAATTACTGTTCCCCCTGTCCGTACAGGTAATATaaaggtacgggatccgttatccagaaacacattatgcagaaagctcagaattacagcatGGCCAcgtcccataaactccattataatcaaataattaaaaaatttaaaataatttcctttttctgtgtaataataaaacagtcgcttgtacttgatcccaactaagatataattaatccttattggaggcaaaaccagcctattgggtttatttcatgtttatatgattttattagtgaagatccaaattacggaaagatttcttatctggaaaaccccctctggatatcaggtcccatacctgtatagtaaatatattatatatggacCAATGTGAATTTTTGTGGGGATCCTGCCCCAACCTCCCAGATTTATTCATTTAGGAATTTTGTTTTGGATATGAGATGAATTAATGTGCCTGGAGGGAGGGGATGTACCTGGATTATAAAATGATGCCACTATCAGTTATaccataaatatttagaaatggAATCTGAATGGAAGTGATATTTTTAGCCGGAGGCTATTTTTGTCCCTGATCCCTTCTTCCTCCCTCCGGAGTGATGGATTTCAAGCTGTTTGTTCCCCCCTCCTGGTTGGTGTCAGGCTGCCATGTGACCTCCCCCTCAAGGTGGCCCTAATGGGCTGCTCTGATTTGACCCCCTCTGTGATGTCACGGAAACTCACTCCCCTGAGTCCCTAAAGATGTCACagccccagcagccaatcagagtgtgtgtatataagggGCAGGCGACTGGGCTGGAGCAACAAGCAGGATTGACTAGGGATCCAAAGGAAAGTCAGGAGAAGAGATCAGAGAATTGGTGCAAGCGGAGCCTGTCCCAAAATTCAGAAAGGTAAGTGACCCCACTCATCATTGCTTATTGCCAAAAATTAACCAACACCCTGAGCTCCTTAACTACCTAGTAACCCCAATATCCCTACCCCCAATCAACTACTCAATTATCCTTATACACCAACTAAACCCCCAACTAACTACTCCATTATCCTTATACACCAACTACACTCCCAACTAACTACTCCATTATCCTTATACACCAACTAAACCCCCAACCAACTACTCCATTATCCTTATACACCAACTAAACCCCCAACTAACTACTCCATTATCCTTATACACCAACTACACTCCCAACTAACTACTCCATTATCCTTATACACCAACTAAACCCCCAACCAACTACTCCATTGTCCTTATACACCAACTAAACCCCCAACTAACTACTCCATTATCCTTAAACACCAACTAAACCCCCAACTAACTATTCCATTATCCTTATACACCAACTAGACCCCCACATACCTCTTGGCTACATCCATTATCCTCACTTCTTACCAAGATCACATTAACTACCCCCTTGTACCCCACTCATGTACCTAAAACTACTATTAGCACCCTTATAGCTCAACCAGACCCCATGAGATACCTATGTCCCAATATCTACCCTCAGATTCCTTAAATCCCATTGTCACCCAATTAATTACCCCAGGATACTGAAACCCCATTTAGATTCAAGGTGTATCCCCAATATCTTTATACCAGACATAGGCACCATCACTTAACATTATTAACCAAATTCATACCCCCCTCTGGCTCAATAACTACTCCCTGCATCCTTGTACCCCATATAGACTTCAATAAGCACCCCCAGCATTCCTATACCAAACCCGGACTCCCCTGTCCAATTCCCCAGCACCTATGACAATATATACTGTTAGTGCCTGCAGACCTTACAATTTGATTGGGACAAGGTAGGATTCTAACGACAGTCCAACTCCTCTCATtatcaataaagaaaaatgattgaCAGTGTTGCCATAAAGATTTTCTTTTGCAAACATGAAAGGATTAATGGAGGTGGCAGAACACATGTAGGCAATAGATTcttatggtgggggggggggattttgtaCATGTCAAGCAAAGTGGTGTGTGCGTGACCCCCCAGTGGGGTCGTATCTGCGCCAGACGGAGAGCTAGATAAGCGAGTAGAGAGGCTGAAGGATAAGTGAAGTGAGCGCTGAATGTGCAAAGTGCCAGATGACAATGTTTATCTTCCTGTCTCCCCCTCCTGCAGATGGATCCCAGTATCTACTACTGCCCAGAGCTCGCCCCACAGGAGGTCCCAAGCCTGGAGGGAAGATCTGATGGTAATTTTCACTTTCCCTCATGCTCAATAAGTGCCATATGTGGGGTACCCTGAATGGGGGTAGTACCTGTAATGTTATCAggatgtattaaaggggaagtaaaattaaggggttttttttggaagtaATGTTGTGTCACTGATTCACTGGAAACATTGTCCAACTATCAGCAGCCCCAGGTCTTTGCATGCTGCACTAAAAAGTGTTAACAAAGTGGGGACGAATGTGCATTATGGGGTACCCGAGGCAAGAGGAGGGGGTGCATTAAAGATAACCAGGctctttttttgcagatttattaTATGATGACTCCGGCTTTCTCCATGACTCTGACCTGAGCGGCTTTCAGCTGAATGCAGGGAAGGGACTGTACCCCAACCCAGAGAGCCTGAGAGCTGCAGTGGGTCAGAACAGCTCCGCCCCCTCCTCCGAGCCCTTCCCCCCAGAACAATCTCGGTATTACTGGGAGCACTATACCTCAGGTAGGGGGTCTCTGCCTTTGTTTATGTGTCTGGCTGTCCCTGTCtgctctctggttctgactcttgaaaccagTCAGTTCTCATCCAGGTCTGATGaatcagctgacttctgctacatttcttcgggagtcagaaccagcagtgcagacaacGCCTGGCACACAcagctttcaacagcaatttcaTCTATACAGAGGGGTGTGATGGTACATAAGATACGGCAGAAAAagtgtacattttaaaaagtaatgaaacctgatttttttttttctctgtaaggtTCAAGCACCGTCCCAACTCCCGGAAACTCCCTGCCATGTGAGGAATTCCTGCCCTCTTTCCAGACGTTGTTACCGGCACTAACAGAGCAAATGCAGCCAGGGCAGCAGGAGATGATGATGCCCCCTACTGGGGATTTGCTGTATCACACTCAGCAGCAGTCTCCCTTCGTTGCTATGGATGAGAGCTACTCACAGGGCACAGGCGCTGGCACAGTCGGAGATCAGAGTTTCTCTTGGGCATCGCAGGAATGGCACAGCTGGGACGAAGCAACCTGGATGGGCTGCAACTCTTTTAATGCTTCAGTTCCTCCATCCTCTCATGTGAATCCTGGAAGCCTTTGCTCTGCAACAAACAGAGCTCCCCCTGCAGGTGAGAAATTCCCTTCTAATGTAACTtccttttctggcaaaaaacaacaattttgatTTGCTTTACGGCAATAATTCTAAacacacatctatctatctatctatctatctatctgtctgtctgtctgtctgtctgtctgtctgtctgtctgtatgtctgtctgtctgtctgtctgtctatctatctctatccatccattcatctctctctctctctctctctctctctctctctctctcactctctctctctctctctctctctctctctctctatccatccattcatctctctctctctctctctctctctctctctctctctctctttctctctctctcgctctctctttctctctctctctctctctctctctctctctctctctctctctatccatccattcatctctctctctctctctctctctctctctctctctctctctctctctctctctctatccatgcacacacacacagggtctCTATTGCTTAGGAAGCTTATGTTGCCAGATCTGGAAACCTGTGTAtaactttgcctttattttgcagcCTTTGCTCTCAATGACTCTCCTCACCATCAAGCCCTCAGTCTGGGCAGTTGCCGTTCAAGTACAGATAATGAGAGATACCACCAGCCTTACAGTCACAACAGCACAGGGATCAAGGAGAAGAAGCCACTG
This sequence is a window from Xenopus laevis strain J_2021 chromosome 7S, Xenopus_laevis_v10.1, whole genome shotgun sequence. Protein-coding genes within it:
- the etv2.S gene encoding protein C-ets-1, with the translated sequence MDPSIYYCPELAPQEVPSLEGRSDDLLYDDSGFLHDSDLSGFQLNAGKGLYPNPESLRAAVGQNSSAPSSEPFPPEQSRYYWEHYTSGSSTVPTPGNSLPCEEFLPSFQTLLPALTEQMQPGQQEMMMPPTGDLLYHTQQQSPFVAMDESYSQGTGAGTVGDQSFSWASQEWHSWDEATWMGCNSFNASVPPSSHVNPGSLCSATNRAPPAAFALNDSPHHQALSLGSCRSSTDNERYHQPYSHNSTGIKEKKPLATASSGPIQLWQFLLELLQDSSCQKLINWTGNGWEFKLSDPNEVARRWGRRKNKPRMNYEKLSRGLRYYYHKNIIHKTGGQRYVYRFVCDLQDLLSRPTRASQPPTKTQKAKIQ